A genomic segment from Chitinophaga niabensis encodes:
- a CDS encoding L-rhamnose mutarotase: MRLFNLLLFFIVLQACGTKQVTVQRYGSVTGLKPEKLAYYKELHAKAWPGVLKKIKECNIRNYSIYLRKIEAQYFLFSYFEYTGKDFEGDMKKMAADTTTQRWWRETAPCQQPLPEAAAKGDTWATMEEVFHAD, translated from the coding sequence ATGCGTTTATTCAATCTGTTACTGTTTTTTATTGTATTGCAGGCTTGTGGGACCAAACAGGTTACTGTTCAGCGTTATGGTTCTGTTACCGGCCTGAAGCCGGAGAAACTGGCTTATTACAAGGAGTTACATGCCAAGGCCTGGCCTGGTGTATTGAAGAAAATTAAGGAATGTAATATCCGGAACTATTCTATCTATCTCCGGAAAATAGAAGCGCAGTATTTCCTGTTCAGCTATTTTGAATATACAGGAAAGGATTTTGAAGGAGATATGAAAAAAATGGCGGCAGACACTACTACCCAAAGGTGGTGGCGTGAAACTGCGCCCTGCCAGCAGCCGCTCCCGGAAGCAGCAGCGAAAGGGGATACATGGGCAACCATGGAAGAAGTATTTCATGCAGATTAA
- a CDS encoding sodium:solute symporter, which translates to MISNLDLTIAGLYILAILFIGLWAGAGNFNKGANEYFLAGKRLTWPAIGLALFATNISTVHLVSLAQSGFDSGLLNGNFEWMAVFVLITLALLFVPFYIRSGVSTLPDFLEKRYDKASRDWLAGVSVVSAIIVHIAFSMLAGGIVLKTLFGMNMYASVIIISLITAVYTIVGGLRAVVITESIQTVVLLSGAVIISIAAYHKMGGWHEMTAVLQAGGELDKLSMLKPHGDSSGMPWYAVFLGYPVIGIWYWCADQTIVQRLLGAKDEDHARAGALFCGFLKILPVFIFVLPGLLAYALYKTNLLDLSSITSEKGIESKGIYTLMITQLLPSGLIGVLVAALLSGLMSQVSGALNAVSTIVTYDFYQRYRPGTEDKKLVRMGRVVAGAALVISLFLLPLLNSYESIFVGLNDIIAHIAPPITCVFVLGIFWKKASAPASKYTLWIGSALGVGVFVFTKTYPGSVLGQIPFMLMAFYLFFCCVLVQVVFSYIYPVQHTTESEKLYWKSPLEPLAHKGWKGLANYKVLSACLVAIMIVLYLLFK; encoded by the coding sequence ATGATCAGTAATCTGGACCTCACCATTGCAGGCCTCTACATCCTGGCTATTCTATTCATTGGCCTGTGGGCCGGTGCCGGGAATTTTAATAAAGGTGCCAATGAATATTTCCTGGCAGGGAAGCGGTTAACCTGGCCGGCGATCGGGCTGGCATTGTTTGCCACCAATATTTCCACTGTACACCTGGTAAGCCTTGCGCAAAGTGGGTTTGATTCAGGGTTACTGAATGGTAATTTTGAATGGATGGCTGTGTTTGTGCTGATCACCCTTGCCTTGTTATTTGTGCCTTTTTACATCAGGTCAGGTGTATCCACGTTACCGGATTTCCTGGAGAAACGGTATGATAAAGCTTCGAGGGATTGGCTGGCCGGCGTGTCCGTAGTGTCTGCCATCATTGTGCATATTGCATTTTCCATGCTGGCAGGTGGCATTGTGCTGAAAACACTTTTTGGTATGAACATGTATGCCAGTGTGATCATTATCTCTCTCATTACGGCGGTATATACGATTGTTGGAGGCTTGCGCGCAGTGGTGATCACAGAGTCCATACAAACAGTAGTGTTGCTGAGTGGTGCTGTTATTATCAGTATCGCAGCTTATCATAAGATGGGCGGATGGCATGAGATGACGGCTGTATTGCAGGCAGGCGGGGAGCTGGATAAATTATCTATGTTAAAGCCACATGGCGATAGCAGCGGAATGCCCTGGTATGCTGTTTTCCTGGGATACCCGGTAATAGGGATCTGGTATTGGTGTGCGGACCAAACGATCGTACAAAGGTTATTAGGTGCAAAGGATGAAGATCATGCCAGGGCAGGGGCTTTGTTCTGCGGGTTCCTGAAGATATTGCCGGTATTTATTTTCGTGTTGCCGGGGCTGTTAGCTTATGCTTTGTATAAAACAAACCTGCTGGACCTGAGCAGTATCACTTCTGAAAAAGGGATAGAGAGCAAGGGTATTTATACTTTAATGATCACGCAATTATTGCCCAGTGGCCTGATAGGTGTATTGGTGGCAGCATTGTTATCCGGTTTGATGAGCCAGGTATCCGGTGCCCTCAATGCTGTATCCACCATTGTTACCTATGATTTCTATCAACGCTACCGCCCTGGTACGGAGGATAAAAAGCTGGTGAGGATGGGAAGGGTGGTAGCTGGCGCGGCGCTGGTCATTTCTTTATTCCTGCTGCCTTTGCTGAATAGTTACGAAAGTATTTTTGTGGGCTTGAATGATATCATTGCACATATTGCGCCACCCATCACCTGTGTGTTTGTATTGGGTATCTTCTGGAAGAAGGCATCTGCACCTGCTTCGAAGTATACGTTATGGATAGGTTCTGCTTTAGGGGTAGGTGTATTTGTTTTCACAAAAACTTATCCCGGCTCTGTATTGGGGCAAATACCTTTTATGCTGATGGCCTTTTACCTGTTCTTTTGCTGTGTGCTGGTGCAGGTAGTATTCTCTTACATCTACCCGGTGCAGCACACTACGGAGAGTGAAAAACTTTACTGGAAGTCTCCCCTGGAACCATTGGCTCACAAAGGATGGAAGGGGCTGGCGAATTATAAGGTATTGTCTGCCTGCCTGGTGGCTATTATGATCGTTTTGTATTTACTTTTCAAATAG
- a CDS encoding sterol desaturase family protein translates to MMELRKIKNKGQARLFESRYLEMLTKTHPLIIWGMYLPLIIYMIYYSYAVLWFAAGTIACLFAGALLFWTFFEYVMHRFVFHMVSENPRLKKLAYMIHGNHHEYPRDRQRLFMPPVPSILLAASIFGIMYLLMQNIAFMFFPGFLFGYLIYGSIHYAIHAWNPPFPFMKPLWRNHHLHHYKSEEKGFGVSTSLWDRMFGTFFD, encoded by the coding sequence ATGATGGAATTACGGAAGATCAAAAATAAAGGTCAGGCCAGGTTATTTGAAAGCAGGTACCTGGAAATGCTGACCAAAACACATCCCCTCATCATCTGGGGCATGTACCTTCCCCTGATCATCTATATGATCTATTATAGTTATGCCGTATTATGGTTTGCGGCGGGAACCATTGCATGCTTATTTGCGGGAGCACTTTTATTCTGGACCTTTTTCGAGTACGTAATGCACCGTTTCGTTTTCCATATGGTCAGCGAAAACCCCAGGTTAAAGAAACTGGCCTATATGATCCATGGCAATCACCATGAATACCCGCGGGACAGGCAACGGCTGTTTATGCCGCCTGTTCCCAGCATCCTGTTAGCCGCATCTATATTTGGCATCATGTACCTCCTGATGCAAAACATTGCTTTCATGTTCTTTCCCGGTTTCCTGTTCGGATACCTGATCTATGGGAGTATACATTATGCCATCCATGCCTGGAACCCGCCCTTTCCATTCATGAAACCCTTGTGGCGCAATCACCACCTGCATCACTATAAAAGTGAAGAAAAAGGCTTCGGTGTAAGCACCTCTTTGTGGGACAGGATGTTCGGTACTTTCTTTGACTAA
- a CDS encoding AraC family transcriptional regulator produces the protein MNTSIQKRKDGFEGQKLISLPDIIHKNNTPVTQIYITHIGYFPKAAYHYRERRKGCADNILIYCLRGKGWYIIGNKRYNVGPGQFIQIPATSQYMRYGADVDDPWTIYWVHYSGKDMHTFNAALKITEKDGPRNITYNEKSIKIWEHMYQSLEMGYSKDNLTNANFCLPYFLATFLYPEKHEEQQSGKEPDLVTETILFMRNNLDLKVTVEDLAARHKLSTSHFSNLFKKATGMSPIDYLIHLKLQKACQLLYDATIKIKDIAKAIGYDDPYYFSRLFKKLMEMSPEQYRVLRKKKA, from the coding sequence ATGAATACGAGCATACAGAAAAGAAAAGATGGATTTGAAGGACAGAAGCTGATCAGCCTGCCTGATATCATTCATAAGAACAACACTCCAGTTACACAGATCTACATTACGCACATAGGATATTTCCCTAAAGCGGCCTATCATTACCGGGAACGCAGGAAAGGTTGTGCAGATAATATCCTCATCTACTGCCTGAGAGGAAAAGGCTGGTACATCATTGGCAATAAAAGATACAATGTGGGGCCGGGGCAGTTCATTCAGATCCCTGCCACTTCACAATACATGCGCTACGGCGCAGATGTTGATGATCCATGGACCATCTATTGGGTACATTACAGCGGTAAGGATATGCATACGTTTAATGCTGCGCTTAAGATCACAGAGAAAGATGGCCCGCGGAACATTACCTATAATGAAAAGTCTATTAAGATCTGGGAGCACATGTATCAGAGCCTGGAAATGGGTTATAGTAAAGATAATCTCACCAATGCTAATTTCTGCCTGCCATACTTCCTGGCTACTTTCCTCTATCCGGAGAAACACGAGGAACAGCAAAGCGGAAAAGAGCCGGACCTGGTAACAGAAACCATCCTGTTCATGCGCAACAACCTGGACCTGAAAGTAACAGTGGAAGACCTGGCAGCCCGCCACAAATTATCCACCTCTCATTTTTCCAACTTATTTAAAAAGGCAACCGGCATGTCTCCCATCGATTATTTAATTCACCTTAAACTACAGAAGGCCTGCCAGTTACTTTATGATGCTACCATAAAGATCAAGGATATCGCGAAAGCCATAGGCTACGATGATCCTTATTATTTTTCCCGCCTGTTCAAAAAGCTCATGGAGATGTCTCCCGAGCAATACAGGGTATTACGGAAGAAAAAAGCCTAA
- a CDS encoding bifunctional helix-turn-helix transcriptional regulator/GNAT family N-acetyltransferase, translating into MNFFDTVGKLAIGSRLRLLSEKITEDAAQIFKLYNIDMQPKWFPVFYVLSTEGASTVTAIAREIGHSHPSVSKIVTEMAKKGYVKEKNDKADGRRNMVSLSPKGKEIVEKIQDQYKDVNNAVEDLSANTRNDLWKAIGEWEFLLEQKSLLRRVQEQKKERESARVQIVDYKPAYREAFRALNEEWISTWFKMEEADHKALDDPRGYILNKGGHILVALYEGEPVGVCALIKMKDPAYDFELAKMAVSPRAQGRNIGWLLGNAVIEKARSLGARKLYLESNTVLKPAINLYYKLGFQKVTGRATPYERCNIQMELSI; encoded by the coding sequence ATGAACTTCTTTGATACGGTAGGTAAGCTGGCCATCGGCAGCAGGCTCCGCTTACTGAGTGAAAAAATAACAGAAGACGCTGCCCAGATCTTCAAGCTGTATAACATTGATATGCAACCGAAATGGTTCCCTGTTTTCTATGTGCTTTCCACGGAAGGGGCCAGTACGGTAACAGCTATTGCCAGGGAAATAGGCCATTCTCATCCTTCGGTGAGCAAGATCGTTACGGAAATGGCTAAGAAAGGGTATGTGAAGGAGAAGAATGATAAAGCAGACGGGCGGCGCAATATGGTAAGCCTCTCACCCAAAGGAAAGGAGATAGTGGAGAAGATCCAGGACCAGTATAAGGATGTGAACAATGCCGTGGAAGATTTGTCTGCAAACACCCGGAACGATCTCTGGAAGGCTATCGGGGAATGGGAATTTTTACTGGAGCAGAAGTCGCTCCTGCGCAGGGTGCAGGAACAGAAAAAGGAAAGGGAGAGTGCCAGGGTACAGATCGTGGATTACAAACCTGCGTACCGGGAGGCCTTCAGGGCGTTGAATGAGGAATGGATCTCCACCTGGTTTAAAATGGAAGAAGCGGACCATAAAGCGCTGGATGATCCCAGGGGCTATATCCTCAATAAAGGAGGTCACATCCTTGTGGCTTTATATGAAGGGGAGCCGGTGGGCGTTTGCGCTTTGATCAAAATGAAAGACCCGGCGTATGATTTTGAACTCGCCAAGATGGCGGTTTCTCCCCGTGCACAGGGCAGGAACATTGGCTGGCTGCTGGGAAATGCAGTGATTGAAAAGGCCCGTTCCCTCGGCGCACGCAAATTATACCTTGAAAGTAATACTGTTCTGAAACCGGCCATCAACCTGTATTATAAGCTGGGCTTCCAGAAAGTGACAGGGCGGGCCACTCCTTATGAACGTTGTAACATCCAGATGGAACTGAGCATTTAG
- a CDS encoding SDR family NAD(P)-dependent oxidoreductase codes for MQALKDKVIFLTGGSMGIGYECAVRYAEAGAGVVVVTNDQLSLEAAMATLGPGHLGILCDVTIARDVQSAIEKTLAHYGRMDVIHNNAGIADPSKPLHETSEEEWEKVLDTNLKSVFLTCRFGIEALKATKGCILNTSSLVGAIGQDNHAAYAATKGAMNALTKSMAIDYAPYQVRVNAVAPAGVWTPMLRQWSKEQPEGSAGEEYLNNIHLLGYCPEADVIADVCIFLLSDKARFITGHIMPVSGGAELGYRKVLR; via the coding sequence ATGCAAGCATTAAAAGATAAGGTCATATTCCTTACCGGTGGCTCCATGGGCATCGGGTATGAATGTGCCGTAAGATATGCGGAAGCGGGTGCGGGTGTGGTAGTGGTCACTAACGATCAGCTTTCCCTGGAAGCCGCGATGGCAACATTAGGCCCCGGTCACCTGGGTATTTTATGCGATGTTACCATAGCAAGGGATGTGCAAAGTGCCATAGAAAAAACACTGGCACATTATGGGAGGATGGATGTGATCCATAATAATGCCGGAATAGCCGATCCTTCCAAACCATTACATGAAACCTCCGAAGAAGAATGGGAGAAGGTGCTGGACACTAACCTGAAAAGTGTTTTCCTTACCTGCCGTTTTGGAATAGAAGCCCTGAAAGCAACGAAAGGCTGCATTCTGAATACAAGCAGCCTGGTGGGAGCTATCGGGCAGGATAATCATGCAGCGTATGCTGCAACCAAAGGAGCCATGAATGCATTGACCAAATCCATGGCCATTGATTATGCGCCGTACCAGGTAAGGGTGAATGCAGTAGCACCGGCTGGTGTGTGGACGCCCATGTTGCGGCAATGGAGTAAGGAACAGCCTGAGGGTTCGGCCGGGGAGGAATATCTCAATAACATCCACCTGCTGGGGTACTGCCCGGAGGCAGATGTGATTGCGGATGTTTGTATTTTCCTGCTGTCTGATAAAGCCCGTTTTATTACAGGGCATATCATGCCGGTGAGCGGAGGCGCGGAATTAGGTTACCGTAAAGTACTCAGATAA
- a CDS encoding enolase C-terminal domain-like protein yields MINKIVVSDRRFPLSKGAGSDAIHRDPVYSYAVTELTDNKGNTGTGFAFTLGEGNDLVCKAAQFYAATLQGRDIEEIMGDFGNIFRQLSNEQQFRWLGPHKGVVHLGLAAVTNACFDLWAKKRGVPLWKLLTSLPAATIVNTLDLSYLEDELTREEALQLLESNRSSMAEREGIIHSGYPGYDTSVGWFNYSDEEVRANCRKAVQNGFTAMKLKVGAADAERDIRRAHIVREVAGDDVKIMLDANQQWTLPQAMKICKVLQSMNPYWIEEPTHPDDVLAHKVLADHIAPTKLALGEHVPNRIIFKNYLQTGSAGFIQVDAVRVGGVSEFITVSLLCRKFGIPVVPHVGDMGQLHQHLVLFNHIAMGHEALFLEHIPHLQQHFIHPVHIRDGRYITPMEPGSSCDLKK; encoded by the coding sequence ATGATAAACAAGATAGTTGTTAGTGACAGGCGTTTCCCACTCAGCAAGGGTGCAGGAAGTGATGCCATACACCGTGATCCGGTATACTCGTACGCTGTAACGGAACTAACGGATAACAAAGGGAACACGGGAACCGGTTTCGCTTTTACATTAGGTGAAGGGAACGATCTTGTATGCAAGGCTGCACAGTTCTATGCTGCAACTTTGCAGGGCAGGGATATTGAAGAGATCATGGGAGACTTCGGGAACATCTTCCGTCAATTATCGAATGAGCAACAGTTCAGATGGCTGGGGCCGCATAAAGGAGTGGTGCATTTGGGGCTGGCAGCTGTAACCAATGCCTGCTTTGACCTTTGGGCAAAAAAGCGTGGAGTGCCTTTATGGAAATTACTGACCAGCCTGCCAGCAGCAACTATCGTGAACACACTGGACCTTTCTTATCTTGAAGATGAGCTGACCCGGGAAGAAGCGCTGCAATTACTGGAAAGCAACCGCAGCAGCATGGCTGAGCGGGAGGGGATCATTCACAGTGGTTATCCGGGATATGATACTTCTGTTGGCTGGTTCAATTATTCCGATGAGGAGGTACGGGCCAATTGCAGGAAAGCAGTGCAGAACGGGTTTACCGCCATGAAGCTGAAAGTGGGCGCTGCGGATGCTGAACGGGATATCAGGCGCGCACATATCGTGCGCGAAGTAGCAGGGGATGATGTGAAGATCATGCTGGATGCCAACCAGCAATGGACATTGCCGCAGGCAATGAAGATCTGTAAAGTGTTGCAGTCCATGAATCCGTATTGGATAGAAGAGCCAACACACCCTGACGATGTATTGGCGCATAAAGTACTGGCGGATCACATCGCGCCAACTAAACTGGCCCTGGGGGAACATGTACCTAACAGGATCATCTTTAAAAACTACCTGCAAACCGGCAGTGCCGGTTTTATACAGGTAGATGCTGTGAGAGTGGGAGGAGTGAGTGAATTCATTACGGTGAGTTTATTGTGCCGTAAATTCGGTATCCCGGTAGTGCCGCATGTGGGAGATATGGGGCAGTTACATCAGCATCTTGTGTTATTCAACCATATTGCCATGGGGCATGAAGCATTATTCTTAGAACATATTCCACATCTACAGCAGCATTTCATTCATCCGGTACACATCAGGGATGGCAGATATATCACCCCTATGGAACCGGGCAGCAGCTGCGATCTGAAAAAGTAA
- a CDS encoding Ada metal-binding domain-containing protein has translation MLHHTAIEDKLGELIRKGDITLGGYKKAKIYGLLTCSSGKRMKKENRVFFKDEKEAIARGYRPCGHCLPQKYKQWKESQT, from the coding sequence ATGCTACACCATACCGCCATAGAAGATAAACTGGGTGAGCTGATCCGGAAAGGAGATATAACCCTGGGTGGTTATAAAAAAGCAAAGATCTACGGTCTGCTCACCTGCTCTTCCGGTAAAAGGATGAAAAAAGAGAACCGTGTATTCTTCAAAGATGAAAAGGAAGCCATAGCCCGGGGATACAGGCCCTGCGGTCACTGCCTGCCTCAAAAATACAAACAATGGAAGGAGTCACAAACCTGA
- a CDS encoding alpha-ketoglutarate-dependent dioxygenase AlkB family protein has protein sequence MEGVTNLIPVDGAVYFYPALFSPEESDQLFSALINNIQWKQEPVFIMGKEIMQPRLTAWYGDADKAYSYTGITMTPHAWTPELLMIKTRIEQIAQHTFTSVLLNYYRDGKDSMGWHRDNEKELGNNPVIGSVSFGASRYFHLKHRVDKTLRTKIRLTHGSFLLMKGTTQHHWYHSIPKELKVTGGRINLTFRTII, from the coding sequence ATGGAAGGAGTCACAAACCTGATACCTGTTGACGGAGCCGTCTATTTCTACCCGGCATTATTTTCCCCGGAAGAAAGTGATCAGCTCTTTTCAGCGTTGATCAATAATATCCAATGGAAACAGGAACCTGTGTTCATCATGGGTAAAGAGATCATGCAACCCCGCCTCACTGCCTGGTATGGCGATGCCGATAAAGCCTACAGCTACACCGGCATCACTATGACGCCGCATGCATGGACGCCGGAACTCTTAATGATCAAAACAAGGATAGAACAGATCGCTCAGCATACATTCACCAGCGTATTGCTCAATTATTACAGGGATGGAAAAGATAGCATGGGCTGGCACAGGGATAATGAAAAAGAGCTGGGCAACAATCCCGTGATCGGTTCTGTAAGTTTTGGCGCCTCGCGGTACTTCCATCTGAAACACCGCGTTGATAAAACCCTCCGCACAAAAATACGCCTCACTCACGGCAGCTTCCTGTTGATGAAAGGTACTACCCAACATCACTGGTACCATAGCATTCCAAAGGAACTAAAAGTTACCGGTGGCAGGATCAATCTTACTTTCAGAACAATTATCTGA
- a CDS encoding RidA family protein codes for MKKTLFLPLLLLSFSSFSQTVKLINPPSLATPKSYSHAAVIDLGTCTMVIIAGQVAFDKEGNLVGKGDIGKQTEQAFRNIKSILEANGGTMEHLVKLGYFTVDVSRIEEIRNARNQFINTTKPPTSTLVQVSRLFREDLLMEIEATAIIPKK; via the coding sequence ATGAAAAAGACCTTATTTCTTCCATTACTACTGCTGTCGTTCTCTTCCTTTTCTCAAACAGTAAAACTAATTAACCCTCCCTCCCTTGCCACCCCCAAAAGTTATTCCCATGCAGCGGTGATAGATCTCGGCACCTGCACTATGGTGATCATTGCAGGCCAGGTAGCATTTGATAAAGAAGGTAACCTGGTAGGTAAAGGAGATATCGGTAAACAAACAGAACAGGCATTCCGCAACATCAAAAGTATCCTGGAAGCCAACGGCGGCACCATGGAGCATCTTGTAAAACTGGGATACTTTACCGTGGATGTTTCCAGGATCGAGGAGATCCGGAATGCCAGGAACCAGTTCATCAATACCACCAAACCTCCCACCAGTACACTGGTACAGGTTAGTAGATTATTCCGGGAAGACCTGTTGATGGAGATTGAAGCTACTGCCATTATTCCTAAAAAATAA